The genomic window CCCCCTGCCGGGAAGACGCCGCAACGGGGAGCGGCCGGGGCCGCCAGGCACACGGCTCCCCGCCTGGCGCGAAGCTCGCCACCGAACCGGCGCGGGCTAGTCGCGGGAAACGGCGTCGAGGACCCGCTGGAGAACCGCTTTCCTCTCCTTGAGCGTCTCGCGGAAGTCGGCGCGGTCGGTGTCGGCAATCTCCATCCTGAGATCGGAGACCACCGCCTCGAGCGCCTCGCGAAGCACCTGCCGCTCGCGTTCGTCGAGTTCGATCGTGACCAACTGACCCTCCCGCCCGGCTCGACCGGTCCGGGCCCTGGAAAGACTGTAGCAGCCGAGGCCGCGGCCGTCCCCGAGGCGTTTGCTAGACTGGGGCGCGGAGGACGAACGCCATGGACTGGGGCATGCAAAACCGCTTGGCTCGCATCTTCAAGCCGTCGACCGGGCGGACGGTGATGCTGGCGATCGACCACGGATACTTCCTCGGACCGACCAGCGGCCTCGAGGATCCGCGGCGAACGACGGAGCCGCTGCTCCCGCACGCCGATTCGCTCATGCTGACCCGCGGGACGCTCCGGCGCTGCATTCCCCCGGAGGCGGATCTTCCCATCGTCCTGCGGGTTTCCGGCGGTACGAGCATCCTGAGCGAACTGTCGCGTGAGGGTCTGACCGTCGCGATGGAAGACGCGATCCGCCTCAACGCCGCGGCGGTGACGATGTCGATCTTCGTCGGGGCCGAGGGAGAGCGGACGACGCTGCTCAACCTCGGCCGGCTGATCGACGAGGGCGAGCGCTACGGGATCCCGGTGCTCGCGGTGACGGCGGTCGGCAAGGACATGAAGCGCGACGCACGATACCTCGGGCTCGCCTGCCGCATCGCCGCCGAGCTCGGCGCCCAGATGGTCAAGACGTACTACTGCGACGGGTTCGAGAAGATCGTCGAGTCGACGCCGGTCCCGCTGGTGATCGCCGGGGGCAAGAAGGTCCCGGAACGCGACGCGATCAAGCTGGCCCACGACGCCGTCCGCGCGGGCGCGCGCGGGGTCGACATGGGCCGCAACATCTTCCAGTCCGATTCCCCCGCGGGGATGATCCAGGCCATCCGTGCGGTCGTCCACGACGGGGCCGGCGTCGACGAGGCCTAC from Acidobacteriota bacterium includes these protein-coding regions:
- a CDS encoding 3-hydroxy-5-phosphonooxypentane-2,4-dione thiolase, whose product is MDWGMQNRLARIFKPSTGRTVMLAIDHGYFLGPTSGLEDPRRTTEPLLPHADSLMLTRGTLRRCIPPEADLPIVLRVSGGTSILSELSREGLTVAMEDAIRLNAAAVTMSIFVGAEGERTTLLNLGRLIDEGERYGIPVLAVTAVGKDMKRDARYLGLACRIAAELGAQMVKTYYCDGFEKIVESTPVPLVIAGGKKVPERDAIKLAHDAVRAGARGVDMGRNIFQSDSPAGMIQAIRAVVHDGAGVDEAYEIYRSARG